A region of Salvelinus sp. IW2-2015 unplaced genomic scaffold, ASM291031v2 Un_scaffold1464, whole genome shotgun sequence DNA encodes the following proteins:
- the erlin1 gene encoding erlin-1, with the protein MTMTHVGAVVGAVTAVMAILLHSSIHKIEEGHLAVYYRGGALLTTPNGPGYHIMMPFLTTYRSVQTTLQTDEIKNVPCGTSGGVMIYFDRIEVVNMLVPSSVVDTVKNYTADYDKTLIFNKIHHELNQFCSVHTLQEVYIELFDIIDENLKIALQKDLNSMAPGLTIQAVRVTKPKIPEAIRRNFELMEGEKTRLLVTVQTQKVVEKEAETERKKAVIEAQKLAEVAQIHFQQKVMEKETEKRISEIEDTAFLAKMKARADAEYYTAAKFAEANRLKLTPEYLELMKYQAIAANSKIYFGQDIPNMFVEGHSPTQDPEPPKASEQARR; encoded by the exons ATGACAATGACTCACGTGGGGGCAGTAGTTGGTGCAGTAACTGCAGTGATGGCCATCCTGCTGCACTCCTCCATTCACAAGATAGAGGAGGGACACCTAGCTGTTTACTACAG AGGAGGAGCTTTGCTTACCACACCCAACGGCCCGGGATACCACATTATGATGCCCTTTCTTACCACCTACAGATCAGTACAG ACGACTCTTCAAACTGATGAGATAAAGAACGTGCCTTGTGGAACTAG TGGGGGAGTGATGATCTACTTCGACCGTATAGAGGTGGTCAACATGCTGGTGCCCTCATCTG TGGTGGACACGGTGaagaactacacagctgattatgACAAAACTTTAATTTTCAACAAGATTCACCACGAACTCAACCAATTCTGCAGCGTACACACTTTACAGGAGGTCTACATTGAGCTGTTTG ACATCATTGATGAGAACCTGAAGATCGCTCTGCAGAAAGACCTCAACTCTATGGCGCCTGGACTGAcgatacag GCTGTCCGAGTCACCAAGCCCAAAATCCCAGAGGCCATCAGGAGAAACTTTGAGCTCAT ggagggggagaagactCGTCTGTTGGTAACAGTTCAGACTCAGAAGGTTGTGGAGAAAGAAGCTGAGACCGAGAGGAAGAAAGCCGTCATCG AGGCTCAGAAGCTGGCTGAAGTAGCACAGATTCATTTCCAACAGAAGGTGATGGAGAAAGAGACTGAGAAGAGGATCTCTGAGATAGAgg ACACTGCGTTCTTGGCAAAAATGAAGGCCAGGGCTGATGCGGAGTATTATACAGCAGCTAAGTTTGCTGAAGCTAACAGG TTGAAGTTAACACCCGAGTACCTTGAGTTGATGAAGTACCAGGCGATAGCAGCCAACAGTAAGATCTACTTCGGCCAGGACATCCCTAACATGTTTGTCGAGGGACACAGCCCTACCCAGGACCCTGAGCCCCCGAAAGCCTCTGAACAGGCCAGACGCTAA